AAGAATTGCCTCGTGACCGGTCTGAACTCTATAACCAAGCTTCTCGGTTACTGCTACATCAATGGGATGTGGAACGAGCATTACTAGAAGATAATCGTGTTGACCCCAAGACTATTGATTATCAAGATAAGCAACAGATGCTGGGAAAAGTGGCATATTTTATGCAGGGTAATCAAGCGGGGTTAGCGGGAAATCTGATTAGTGGAGAGCATTTAGAAAGGATTATTAAAGAGGAGCTGAAATTACGGGAAGTTACTAATCCCAGAGCCGTTGCTAAGGTAATGATTAATCAGTTGCGCACCCGCAATTTTATCTTGTGTTTCATGGGAGCAGATTACTACGCCTTTGTGCATCGGACATTTTTGGAATATTTCTGTGCTTGGGAATTTGTCAGGAAATTTGAAAAAAAACAGGAGATTTCCCTAGAACAGTTGCAAACCGAGGTATTTGGTAAGAACTGGCCGGATGAATCTTGGCATGAAGTGCTCAGGTTGATTGTGGGCATGATTGATTCCAAGAAAGGTGGAGAGATTATTGAGTATTTGATGGCACAAGATAGAGAAGGTAATAAGTTTAATAATTTATTTCTGGCAGCGGATTGTTTGTCTGAAGTCAGGAATCGATATGAGATTAAATCAACGGATACTGGATTATTGAATCACTTTAAAGACTTAATTCACTATTCTAAAAATAGACATAAATTCCATTATAGTCGCTTTCAAGCTGTTGTAGCAGTAGCCACCCATTGGCAAGACCACCCAGATACCTTACCCTTACTTAAACAATTGGCTCGCTATGATCAATATTGGATGGTGCGACGTACAGCAATTCAACAATTAGCTCTAGGTTACAAAGACCACCCAGATACCTTACCCTTACTTAAACAATTGGCTTCCTATGATAAAGAGGATGTGCGACGTACAGCAATTGAACAGTTAGCTCAAGGTTACCAAGACCATCCAGATACCTTAGCCCTACTTCAACAATCCGCTCGTTTTGATCAGCATTCGTTGGTGCGATGTAGAGCAATTATACTGTTAGCTCAAGGTTACAAAGACCACCGAGATACCTTAGCCCTACTTCAACAATCCGCTCGCTCTGATAAAGATTCGAGGGTGCGACGTACAGCAATTGAACAGTTAGCTCAAGGTTACCAAGACCACCGAGATACCTTAGCCATACTTCAACAATCCGCTCGCTCTGATAAAAATTCGTCGGTGCGACTTACAGCAATTGAACAGTTAGCTCAAGGTTACCAAGACCACCGAGATACCTTAGCCATACTTCAAGAATCGGTTCGTTCTGATAAAGATTCCTGGCTGCGAAGTACAGCAATTGAACAGTTAGCTCAAGCTTGGCACGATCAGCCTTGGTTATGGGAATTTTTATGCGTTCGCGTAGCGGCTCTTTCAGAGCATCGCACTCTCAATGACCCCTTTGAGCGTGATCAAGACCAGGATTACGACAATGTCAATCCTCGACAAGTAGCCCTTAATGCCATCCTCGAATATTATCCTAACCATTCCCAAACCCGATCCTTATTGCAGGATATAGCAGAGCATGACTCCGATCCTAAACTGCGGGAGTTTGCTCAAGAGAAATTAGCAAAATTATAGATAGTAAAGGGAATAGGGAGCAGGGAGCAGGGAGTAGGGAGCAGGAGAAAAGAGAGTCGAAGAGTTTTTGATGTGATCAGAAATCAGCAAGATTCTTCATGACCGATTTAGACACGCTATAGGGTTTATTGTAGTAATTAGTTATACATAATTTTTTCCCTATTCCCTGTTCCCTATTCCCTGTTCCCTTTGCTATAGGTTTACATCTCAACTAAAAATCCTATAGAGTCATCGTTAACAGAAAGGAAATTACTCCCAAAGTCGAAAACCTTGGGAGAGTCATTTTAGGTTACATTAAACCCAGTCTAGCATACCTGTTTAAATTGTGAAAATCAAACCATGGGAATAGATTAGAATGTAGAATTGAGAATGTAGAATGTAGAATTGAGAATTGAGAATTGAGAATTGAGAATTGAGAATTGAGAATTGAGAATTGAGAATTGAGAATTGAGAATTGAGAATTGAGAATTGAGAATTGAGAATTGAGAATTGAGAATTGAGAATTGAAAATTCTGCCTTCTGTCTTCTGTCTTCTGCCTTCTGCCTTCTGTCTTCTGCCTTCTGTCTTCTGCCTTCTACATTCTACATTCTACATTCTACATTCTTAATTCTACATTCTTCATTCTTAATTCTACATTCTTCATTCTTCATTCTTCATTCTTCATTCTAAATTCCCAATTCTCCCTTCGACAACAATCGCTCCAATAACGGTTTAGGAATTGTCTCGAAATCCTCCAACAAGAAATCCATAATGGCCAGATGGCGCAAGTGACCAGGAGTGGGAGGGTAACAGCGACGACTGGTGTTAAACCAGCCGTTAACGGTTTGAACGGAACAAGAGCAGATTAAAGCCATATCTTCCTGAGTCAGGTCCCACTTACTGTAAAACCGTTGCGGTGTCATACCCAATTCGCAGTAACTGTACAGTCGGATTAGGATTTGCTCGCGCTCGGTGATGGGATAGGGATAGGAATTCTCGCCCTTTAACTCCCTCTGTTGTGCAAGCTGTTCAAGGCGCTCCATTGTGCTACGCACACGCTACGCGAACGCTTCGTGATAATCGATGGGATTATAAACGAATCGTTTGTTTGGCATTATTATAGAATTACCTCCATGTAACTTGGGGGAAAAGCCGCGCTTGTAGGTTGGTGGCCGGAGAGCGCGGTTTTTTTCCAATGATTATATTATAACCAATGGCTACTATTATTGTCAACAATAAAACCCAAAAAATAAAGGCAATTTACATAAATTTTAATAATTAGTTAAAATCTAACGATTAGAATGGTAGTTTTTTTAGCTAGTAGCTTAAATCTGGATTATGGCAGTATAAACTTAGTGATTGCCCCAAGTTAAAAATTTACTTATCAAGGTAGGGAACAGGAATCCCCCCTAATATCAAGTCAGGTTGAATACCCATAATTAGAGGGAGGGTGGGAAGTGTGGGAAGTCTGGGGAGGGTGGGAAGTCTGGGGAGATAGGGAGATGGGGAGATGGGGAGATGGGGAGATGAGGAGATGGGTAATTGGTAGCGAAGCAACCGTTAACCTTTGACCAACCTTTGACCAACCTTGGCCAAAAGGCCACGCTACGCGAACGACCAACCTTGGCCAAAAGGCCACGCTACGCGAACGACTAACCTTGGCCAAAAGGCTACCCTACAGAACCTGCAACCTTTGACCAACCTTGGCCAAAAGGCCACGCTACGGGAACAACCTACCCTACACCGAATCGCCTTGGGCGAACAACCTGCAACCAACCTTCGACCAACCTTCAACCAACCTTGGCCAAAAGGCCACGCTACGGAACCTGCAACCTGCAACCTGCAACCTGCAACCTGCAACCTACCCTACACCGAATCGCCTTGGGCGAACAACCTGCAACCTGCAACCGTTAACCAACCTTGGCCAAAAGGCCACGCTACGGAACCTGCAACCTGCAACCTGCAACCTGCAACCTGCAACCTAACCTACACCGAATCGCCTTGGGCGAACAACCTGCAACCTGCAACCTTCAACCAACCTTGGCCAAAAGGCCACGCTACGGAACCTGCAACCTGCAACCTGCAACCTGCAACCTGCAACCTACCCTACACCGAATCGCCTTGGGCGAACAACCTGCAACCTTAAACCTTCGTAGGATACTCTTGAATGTTCTCATCAAAAAACCCGGTCAAGACCGGGAAAATTGCTGAAAAACCAATCAACTTACCAAAGCTTGGCTTTATTACAAAAAATCGTGGAATGTTTGGAAGCCCCGTCTATGAACGGGCAGAGTGCTGACCCTTGATGACCTTTAGACGGAAAAGAGAAAACACTCCCACACCTTGTACCCTTTTTTGATATCCTAAAAGGTCATCAATTATTAACATTCCCAGACTAGGGCCAGCTCAGAAACCTTCTATGTGACTATCTGATCATGTTACCTGATAATGTTACAGGTGAGGGGGCAAGCGGCATAAACCGGAGTCTGGATCAGATCAGGCTCGCCATGTAGCCAATTTAACCAACGAACTTCCTTAGGATGAACCCCCTTAAAGGTTAAGACTCCTGCACCTAATATCACTGCTAAAACATTTACTCCAATCAAACTCCCTGCTACTAGTAATACAGCACTAACCGGCAGAATCGATTGTAGAGCGATCGCTAACAAAGAGCCGGTGGTCACCATCAATACAATCAACGGAAAACCGACAACCAGTAAGCAAACTGCTAAGGTAAATGCCCAAATTAAAAAGCTTTTGACCACTGCTAATGAATCAGTTTGTGTCAAGCTTTGACTTGTGGTTAATGCCATGGTGTTTTCTCCAGTAATCATTAAAAAAAATGAATTGACAGTGTCTGCCCTTGATTGACAGGGTCTGTCTTTGAGTAAATTCTTTGATTTGAAATTTTCTAGGTGAGTTCAAGTATAGGTAAAATTTTGATGAAGATGAACCTTTTGTCAAAAAAGTTTACAGTCAACTCCTGCGACCTATGTATCAAAATTGTTACAATCGTTAAAAGCCGGAAATTATTGGTTATCTTAAGACAGACCGATAATCTACCATTAGACAGATGAATCAATTTTTCATCGCTGATACATAGACCGAAGATCTAGACCCAATCAGTTATAGCGTTATAGTTAGGGTTATATAGACCGAATCAGTTATAGAGATAAGTTATAGAGTCCCAAGAACAAGAAAGGGAGCTAGGGTCGGGAATCGGATCAGGATGGGTGAGGGGTTGACTCCGATTTGCTTAACATTTGTTATAATTTGCTTAATATATATTATCCAAATTGATGAGTTTTCTCATATTAAGCATAATTACTGATAATTAAGCTTAATTACTCATATTAGGTGTGATTAGGACTTACCCCCCTTCCCTTGCTCAACCCTAATCTTATATCATGTCAGGATAATTACCCTTAATAAAAATCTCCCCCATCTGGCCATCTCCCCACACTTCCCACCCTCCCCACCCTCCCCGCGCCCGGGCTCCTTAATTATGGGTATTCAACCAGACTTGATATTAGGGACCCTTTGCTTGGGCCCTCACGGCTTGCGCCCCGCCCTCACGGTGATCTTAAATCTGGTCTTGAGCAG
The Moorena sp. SIOASIH genome window above contains:
- a CDS encoding HEAT repeat domain-containing protein; the encoded protein is MLDWLAVWGISSAGGYLAKEVIGPLAKEALEDYTKDFFKESIKDYTGLSDKTTQKKIFGKALKEFVALVEKELEDADLSKQELKQYTKPLKQYIKNKSIKAILGSAFKYGCQQLDTETLANTWIELKLLPLPEEFRWKYIGRQYLKQVQTIIRESDQLRPIRDSQTLDAIANNTKATAGIIPDFDLREYQEALLERYGNLGLDSLDTSGYAYNELKLWRIFIPQNVREVHDLMPSALHELPKDYYKQLGDSDQLDIAIDPEELKRAKDAYHQQPVKSVLDVIKDSQGYPYLVVLGDPGSGKSTLLQYLALNWARTDLTTALSLPIPLLIELRTYIRNRDSGQCNNFLEFCHQSSGSICHLNQHQLHHQLKAGKVLVMFDGLDEVFEPGKREDVITDIHRFTNTYPKVRVIVTSRVIGYKPQRLRNAEFRHVMLQDLESEQIQTFIHHWHELTFTNPADKVRKQERLQKAIDTSSPIRQLAVNPLLLTMMAILNRNQELPRDRSELYNQASRLLLHQWDVERALLEDNRVDPKTIDYQDKQQMLGKVAYFMQGNQAGLAGNLISGEHLERIIKEELKLREVTNPRAVAKVMINQLRTRNFILCFMGADYYAFVHRTFLEYFCAWEFVRKFEKKQEISLEQLQTEVFGKNWPDESWHEVLRLIVGMIDSKKGGEIIEYLMAQDREGNKFNNLFLAADCLSEVRNRYEIKSTDTGLLNHFKDLIHYSKNRHKFHYSRFQAVVAVATHWQDHPDTLPLLKQLARYDQYWMVRRTAIQQLALGYKDHPDTLPLLKQLASYDKEDVRRTAIEQLAQGYQDHPDTLALLQQSARFDQHSLVRCRAIILLAQGYKDHRDTLALLQQSARSDKDSRVRRTAIEQLAQGYQDHRDTLAILQQSARSDKNSSVRLTAIEQLAQGYQDHRDTLAILQESVRSDKDSWLRSTAIEQLAQAWHDQPWLWEFLCVRVAALSEHRTLNDPFERDQDQDYDNVNPRQVALNAILEYYPNHSQTRSLLQDIAEHDSDPKLREFAQEKLAKL